From the genome of Pungitius pungitius chromosome 21, fPunPun2.1, whole genome shotgun sequence, one region includes:
- the pax2b gene encoding paired box protein Pax-2b has product VVSHVGHGGVNQLGGVFVNGRPLPDVVRQRIVELAHQGVRPCDISRQLRVSHGCVSKILGRWVNTLRTSPAARYYETGSIKPGVIGGSKPKVATPKVVDKIADYKRQNPTMFAWEIRDRLLAEGVCDNDTVPSVSSINRIIRTKVQQPFHPSPDGSSLSTPGHTIVPSTTSPPVTSASNDPAGSYSINGILGIPRSNGEKRKRDEDGSDGSGPNSDSQGSVESLRKHLRADAFTQQQLEALDRVFERPSYPDVFPTSEHIKPEQANEYSLPALNSSLDEVKPSLSSNVNPDLGPSVSQSYPVGRDMANTTLPGYPPHVPPTGQGSYPTSTLAGMVPGSEFSGNPYSHPQYTTYNDAWRFSNPALLSSPYYYSAASRGSAPPTAATAYDRH; this is encoded by the exons gttgtgtCCCACGTAGGGCACGGGGGGGTGAACCAGCTCGGCGGGGTGTTTGTGAACGGCAGACCCCTCCCGGACGTGGTGAGGCAGCGGATAGTGGAGCTCGCCCACCAGGGCGTCCGGCCCTGCGACATCTCCAGACAGCTGCGGGTCAGCCACGGCTGCGTCAGCAAGATCCTGGGCAGGTGGGTGAACACTCTCCGGACAAGCCCTGCAGCCAG ATACTACGAGACTGGCAGCATCAAACCAGGGGTGATTGGTGGGTCTAAACCTAAAGTGGCCACCCCAAAGGTGGTGGACAAGATCGCAGACTACAAGAGACAAAACCCGACCATGTTTGCTTGGGAGATCAGAGACAGACTTCTGGCGGAAGGCGTCTGCGACAACGACACGGTTCCCAGCGTCTCATCCATTAACAG GATCATCCGAACAAAAGTCCAGCAGCCTTTCCATCCATCTCCTGACGGATCCTCCCTGTCGACGCCGGGCCATACAATAG TACCAAGCACAACCTCTCCGCCAGTAACCAGCGCCTCCAACGACCCTGCAGGATCCTACTCCATCAATGGGATTCTGGGTATTCCACGATCCAAtggtgaaaagaggaaaagagatgaAG ATGGTTCAGATGGTTCTGGCCCAAACAGTGATTCTCAGGGTAGTGTGGAGAGTTTACGGAAACACCTTAGGGCAGATGCCTTcacccagcagcagctggaagcGCTGGACCGGGTCTTTGAACGTCCCTCGTACCCTGACGTCTTCCCCACATCGGAGCACATCAAACCCGAACAG GCTAATGAGTACTCGCTCCCTGCCCTGAATTCCAGCCTGGACGAAGTGAAGCCCAGTTTATCCTCCAACGTCAACCCGGACCTGGGCCCCAGCGTGTCGCAAAGCTACCCCGTAG GGCGGGATATGGCCAACACAACTTTACCTGGATACCCCCCTCACGTTCCCCCAACAGGTCAAGGCAGCTACCCGACCTCAACGCTCGCTGGAATGGTTCCTG ggAGTGAGTTTTCGGGGAACCCCTACAGTCACCCACAGTACACAACCTACAATGACGCCTGGCGGTTCAGCAACCCAGCGTTACTAA GTTCCCCATATTATTACAGCGCGGCATCGAGAGGCTCCGCCCCTCCCACTGCTGCCACTGCCTATGACCGTCACtag